In Terriglobales bacterium, a single genomic region encodes these proteins:
- a CDS encoding tetratricopeptide repeat protein, which yields MLLGQAAPASYQVLIQRGLAALEAGQLEAAEAAFQQARDLQPQKAAANYQLGEVYSRRGQTELAITHFRRAIQLEPSEPESYLRLATLELQLRRFHDAEQTLHALLRRRAKYPVAYFMLGRVAAETDDYALAEKQLREYVRLRPGDAKGLGELGMVLLRAEKTQEGEALSKRALAIDPNLGLVHYNLGLSYELRGDHSRSKSHLIAAVRLLPTNADAHYQLGIVLLRLGQLEDAETTLRKALELSPDHLEALYALGSVLRQMGRSQEASEVLAEHERRSAASLEQRQRDRRVSAYHMEVRRLLEENSVGDAEEKLAEILRLDPQNDLAYYRQGQIAFLRHDYVKALELAGQATALKGFEPAYHQLQGMSLERLGRDQEAAAAYRHVLDLADYSEAHVALAGIATRKGEARQAVAHLERAVALEPKDPDVRLALADALARAGDQAGSRRQRALAESLRGAAPPR from the coding sequence GTGCTGCTGGGCCAGGCCGCTCCAGCTTCCTACCAGGTGCTTATTCAGCGTGGCCTCGCGGCTCTTGAAGCTGGCCAGCTCGAAGCGGCCGAAGCAGCATTCCAGCAGGCTCGGGATCTTCAGCCCCAAAAGGCTGCCGCCAATTACCAACTGGGAGAGGTCTATTCCCGGCGGGGCCAGACTGAGCTGGCAATCACCCACTTTCGAAGAGCCATTCAGCTCGAACCAAGTGAGCCCGAATCTTATTTGCGGTTGGCCACCCTGGAATTGCAGTTGCGCCGATTTCATGACGCCGAACAGACGCTGCATGCGTTGCTCAGGAGGCGCGCCAAGTATCCCGTCGCGTACTTCATGCTTGGTCGTGTGGCCGCCGAAACGGACGACTATGCGCTCGCGGAGAAACAGCTGCGGGAGTACGTCCGACTTCGCCCCGGGGATGCCAAGGGACTGGGAGAATTGGGAATGGTGTTGCTCAGGGCGGAGAAGACTCAGGAAGGGGAGGCACTCTCAAAGCGAGCTCTGGCCATCGATCCAAATCTAGGATTGGTTCATTACAATCTCGGCCTTTCCTACGAGCTACGGGGCGATCACAGTCGTAGCAAGTCACATCTGATCGCAGCGGTGCGACTTCTGCCTACAAATGCCGATGCTCATTATCAACTGGGAATCGTGCTCCTTCGCCTGGGCCAGTTGGAGGATGCCGAGACAACTCTGCGCAAGGCGCTCGAATTGTCGCCCGATCACTTGGAGGCGCTCTATGCGCTGGGCTCAGTGCTGAGGCAAATGGGACGCTCGCAGGAGGCGAGTGAGGTTCTGGCGGAGCATGAACGCCGCAGCGCTGCCTCCCTGGAGCAACGCCAGCGTGATCGCCGCGTGAGCGCGTATCACATGGAGGTCAGGCGACTGCTGGAGGAGAACAGTGTCGGTGATGCCGAGGAAAAGCTGGCGGAAATCCTTCGCCTCGATCCCCAGAATGATCTGGCCTACTACCGCCAGGGGCAGATCGCCTTCCTGCGTCACGACTATGTCAAGGCTCTGGAACTGGCTGGCCAGGCAACGGCACTGAAAGGATTCGAGCCGGCCTACCATCAGTTGCAGGGCATGTCTCTGGAACGCCTGGGACGCGACCAGGAGGCAGCGGCGGCCTACCGACACGTCCTGGACCTAGCGGACTACTCCGAGGCGCATGTGGCGCTGGCTGGAATCGCGACCCGGAAAGGAGAGGCCCGTCAGGCGGTGGCCCATCTCGAACGGGCGGTTGCGCTGGAGCCGAAAGATCCGGATGTGCGCCTGGCGCTGGCCGATGCCTTGGCCAGGGCCGGAGACCAGGCGGGGAGCCGTCGTCAGCGGGCCCTAGCCGAATCCCTGCGAGGTGCGGCGCCGCCGCGCTGA
- a CDS encoding CRTAC1 family protein, translating to MPAAPVQFTDVALRAGLGFRHHSGASPEKYVLETMGSGAAFLDYDNDGWLDIYLVNGGSVPGYPASSPIRNALYRNRGDGTFEDVTAAAGVAGNGHYGMGSTAADYDGDGYTDLFVTAFGRNVLYHNRGNRTFEDVTDRAGVAGGQWSTSATFLDYDRDGDLDLFVARYVDFDFSRNRICGDPVRRIRGYCHPDVYDGLTNLLYRNNGDGTFTDVSEASGIAAEVGKGLGVVAADFDQDGWIDLYVANDSMRSFLFRNRGNGTFEEIGVRAGVAFDDGGRPQAGMGTAAGDYDDDGRLDLVKTNLDREYNNLYRNLGGTFADISYAAGFGPPSIPLVGWGTDLFDYDNDSDLDVLVVNGHVIDNVKLMRPESRYPQPKLLFENQGSRLREVAAAHGHSLQVPRVSRGAAFGDYDNDGDVDVLVLNLGGSPELLRNDGGNRASWLTLSLEGVRSPRDPIGACVRATVAGRTQFRCLNGGGSYLSSSDHRIHLGMGDAVRAERVEIRWPSGTVDVLQNLAARKRYHVREGQGIVQPPANPSGQRGGAAPRRDSARAR from the coding sequence GTGCCCGCTGCGCCGGTCCAGTTCACGGACGTGGCGCTGCGCGCGGGGCTTGGATTCCGGCACCACAGCGGCGCATCGCCGGAAAAATATGTCCTGGAAACCATGGGATCGGGCGCGGCTTTTCTCGATTACGACAACGATGGCTGGTTGGACATCTACCTGGTGAACGGGGGCTCCGTCCCCGGCTATCCCGCTTCCTCACCGATCCGGAACGCGCTCTATCGAAACCGCGGCGACGGGACCTTTGAGGATGTCACGGCTGCAGCGGGCGTAGCAGGCAACGGCCATTACGGCATGGGGAGCACCGCGGCTGATTACGACGGCGATGGCTACACCGACTTGTTCGTTACCGCTTTCGGGCGGAATGTTCTTTACCACAACCGCGGCAACCGAACGTTTGAAGATGTGACCGACCGGGCAGGCGTCGCCGGCGGCCAATGGAGCACCAGCGCCACCTTTCTGGATTATGACCGCGATGGCGACCTCGACCTGTTTGTCGCCCGCTATGTGGATTTCGATTTCTCGCGCAACCGGATCTGCGGCGATCCGGTTCGTCGCATCCGCGGCTACTGCCATCCCGACGTATATGACGGTCTGACCAATCTTCTTTACCGGAACAATGGCGACGGAACATTCACCGACGTGAGCGAAGCCAGCGGAATCGCAGCCGAGGTAGGAAAAGGGCTGGGCGTGGTTGCGGCCGACTTCGATCAGGACGGCTGGATCGACCTCTACGTGGCCAACGATTCGATGCGCAGTTTCCTGTTCCGCAATCGTGGAAACGGCACCTTCGAGGAGATCGGCGTCCGCGCCGGCGTGGCCTTCGACGATGGCGGCCGGCCGCAAGCGGGGATGGGAACAGCCGCGGGCGACTATGACGACGACGGACGGCTGGACCTGGTCAAGACCAATCTGGACCGCGAATACAACAACCTTTACCGCAATCTGGGCGGGACGTTTGCCGACATCAGCTACGCCGCAGGCTTCGGGCCTCCCAGCATCCCACTGGTGGGCTGGGGAACCGACCTGTTCGACTACGACAACGATAGCGACCTGGACGTGCTGGTCGTCAACGGCCATGTAATCGACAATGTGAAGCTCATGCGCCCGGAGAGTCGCTATCCCCAACCCAAGCTGCTCTTCGAGAACCAGGGCAGCCGTCTCCGCGAGGTGGCGGCCGCACATGGACACTCTCTCCAGGTTCCGCGGGTCAGCCGCGGCGCCGCCTTCGGCGATTATGACAACGACGGGGACGTCGATGTGCTGGTGCTCAACCTGGGAGGGTCGCCGGAACTGCTCCGCAACGACGGCGGCAACCGCGCCTCCTGGCTGACGTTGTCGCTGGAAGGCGTGAGGAGCCCGCGCGATCCGATCGGCGCCTGCGTGCGTGCCACGGTTGCCGGCCGCACCCAGTTTCGTTGCCTGAATGGCGGAGGTAGTTACTTGTCGTCCAGCGACCACCGCATTCACCTCGGGATGGGCGACGCGGTGAGAGCCGAGCGGGTTGAAATCCGGTGGCCCAGCGGCACCGTGGATGTGCTCCAGAACCTTGCGGCGCGGAAACGCTATCACGTGCGCGAAGGGCAAGGCATTGTGCAACCACCCGCCAACCCCTCCGGTCAGCGCGGCGGCGCCGCACCTCGCAGGGATTCGGCTAGGGCCCGCTGA
- a CDS encoding carboxypeptidase regulatory-like domain-containing protein → MRLSRGRSASVVLVAVLLFALPAVAQTIEKGAITGNIFDSTGAVVPNAAVKITHVGTGEQRTLTSNADGRYSADSLNPGEYTVEIEAKGFSKVVVKEVRVAVGQRFIQDVTLKVAAAGEMVEVTADVGPIDRGETRIKTTINNTYIEELPISGRDFRDFANLGATADTSPGLRSPVRLQGQQGEYTGLVIDGVDNRNSFFGEWFGSLETKNFTVPQDSVQEFQVRDSGLSADLGHATGGVINVVTKSGTNDWHGTAHWFVQSNSFFAENALPDVPPPFDTRNQFGGTLGGPIKHDRLFIFLAGDLQEQAGPLGTSFLQDVSGVAVPEVGAGLFLSDLEGAANQRQDLRTGLLKLDYQITRNIRGTSRVNYSRNETDNFTGGRSQIFVPDAVESNFENFVNEGPAFLQTITSVLSPTMLNEVRFAYSLERRDRLNNGPGPEVNVTGVGTFGQRFFLPITSHHKRFQVVDNFSKTFGKHDLKLGVDLNSNGTNQAFIGFAGGVYNFASLADFANAGNAVCAQTRCPTQYRQLFGINGFGAVESGTLETFWQHERSIYVQDDWKIHPRVTLNLGLRWDGIWNPDPQFPVLGDQVALGRPSIVNGVLQQAVGAPPQGIPDDTNNFAPRLGVAWDVAGNGKTVVRGGFGIYYAPSVTIYMASILSGTGFRGADTFIPFDPATGMDTLGLGLTYPNTLPSDLDPADPAAQAILNILPAPNIVFADPDLQSVRVMNFQAGIEREIVPNLSISGTYIHNRSENLRSGGFNSSPWDRTLDPTGVTFDAFGRTVGGFGVPRLTQSTVETFPGSGVFRPVINGANVLASFGRGRYHAFILQLKKAYSKRYQFHINYTYSHNDDNATTDRDTDAFFGPSDPFNLDLDYGRSQLDIAHQFRAFAYFLLPLKIELSTIFNARSGRAFPAYRGFCPNPDFTDGFQCANFFLDQIRPATSDGLLPRFPFRNHGFFTWDMRFGRAWALGSEKVKLRTTLELFNLTNRDNSFSTTTGFTINGLDCGGLSSECLEIGAGNTARDNPTLPLNMQLGLKLIF, encoded by the coding sequence ATGCGCCTGAGTCGCGGCAGGTCTGCGTCCGTGGTGTTGGTTGCAGTGCTGTTGTTCGCCCTCCCCGCTGTCGCCCAAACCATCGAGAAAGGCGCCATAACTGGAAACATCTTCGACAGCACTGGCGCCGTCGTACCCAACGCCGCGGTGAAAATCACCCATGTCGGCACGGGCGAGCAACGCACTCTCACCAGCAATGCTGACGGACGCTATTCCGCGGACTCGCTGAACCCTGGCGAGTACACCGTCGAGATCGAGGCAAAAGGCTTCAGCAAGGTGGTGGTCAAGGAAGTGCGAGTCGCCGTTGGCCAGCGCTTCATCCAGGACGTCACGCTCAAGGTGGCGGCTGCTGGTGAGATGGTCGAGGTCACGGCGGACGTGGGCCCGATTGACCGTGGCGAGACCCGAATCAAGACCACCATCAACAACACCTACATCGAAGAATTGCCGATCAGCGGGCGGGATTTCCGCGACTTTGCCAACCTGGGGGCGACCGCCGATACCAGCCCCGGCTTGCGCTCGCCGGTGCGCCTGCAAGGACAGCAGGGTGAATACACCGGCCTGGTGATTGATGGCGTGGACAATCGCAACTCCTTCTTCGGCGAATGGTTCGGATCGCTCGAGACCAAGAACTTCACTGTTCCGCAGGATTCGGTGCAGGAGTTTCAGGTGCGGGACAGTGGTCTGTCGGCAGACCTAGGGCATGCCACAGGCGGAGTCATCAATGTGGTGACCAAGTCGGGCACCAACGACTGGCACGGCACGGCCCACTGGTTCGTTCAATCCAATTCCTTCTTTGCAGAGAATGCCCTCCCGGATGTGCCGCCTCCCTTCGATACCCGCAATCAGTTCGGGGGCACGCTGGGCGGACCGATCAAACACGACCGGCTGTTCATTTTTCTCGCCGGCGACTTGCAGGAGCAAGCGGGACCTCTGGGCACCTCGTTTCTGCAGGACGTGAGCGGCGTGGCGGTGCCCGAGGTGGGCGCGGGATTGTTTCTCTCGGATTTGGAGGGGGCCGCTAATCAAAGGCAGGACCTGCGGACGGGATTGCTGAAACTCGACTATCAAATCACGCGTAACATCCGGGGCACTTCACGCGTCAACTACAGCCGCAACGAAACGGACAATTTCACCGGCGGCCGGAGCCAAATCTTCGTGCCAGACGCGGTCGAGTCCAACTTCGAGAACTTTGTGAATGAAGGACCGGCGTTCCTGCAAACGATCACTTCCGTGTTGAGTCCCACGATGTTGAATGAAGTTCGCTTCGCTTATTCGCTGGAAAGGCGCGACCGGCTCAACAACGGACCGGGACCTGAAGTCAACGTCACCGGAGTGGGAACGTTCGGGCAGCGCTTCTTCCTGCCTATTACCAGCCACCACAAGCGATTTCAGGTGGTCGATAACTTCAGCAAGACCTTCGGAAAACATGACCTGAAGCTGGGCGTGGACCTGAACTCCAACGGCACCAACCAGGCATTCATCGGATTTGCCGGTGGTGTCTACAACTTCGCCAGCCTGGCGGATTTTGCCAACGCAGGCAATGCCGTTTGCGCGCAGACGCGATGCCCCACTCAGTACCGTCAACTCTTTGGCATCAACGGGTTTGGCGCCGTCGAGAGCGGTACCCTCGAAACTTTCTGGCAGCACGAGAGGTCGATTTACGTCCAGGACGACTGGAAGATTCACCCGCGGGTCACCCTGAACCTGGGCTTGCGTTGGGACGGGATCTGGAACCCCGATCCGCAGTTCCCGGTTCTTGGCGACCAGGTCGCGCTGGGCAGGCCGAGCATCGTGAATGGAGTCCTGCAGCAGGCCGTGGGTGCTCCGCCGCAGGGAATTCCGGATGACACGAATAACTTCGCTCCCCGCCTGGGTGTGGCGTGGGATGTGGCGGGCAACGGAAAGACCGTTGTGCGCGGCGGCTTCGGCATCTACTATGCGCCATCCGTGACTATCTACATGGCCTCCATTCTGAGCGGCACGGGTTTCCGGGGCGCGGACACGTTCATACCCTTCGACCCGGCGACGGGCATGGACACCTTAGGGCTGGGTTTGACCTATCCGAATACGTTGCCCTCGGACCTTGATCCCGCGGACCCAGCGGCCCAAGCCATTCTCAACATCCTTCCGGCGCCTAACATCGTGTTTGCCGACCCCGATCTGCAGAGTGTCCGGGTCATGAATTTCCAGGCAGGAATCGAACGGGAGATTGTTCCCAACCTCAGCATCTCGGGCACATACATACACAACCGGTCCGAGAACCTGCGCTCCGGAGGTTTCAACAGCTCTCCGTGGGATCGCACTCTAGATCCAACCGGCGTGACCTTCGATGCCTTTGGGCGCACGGTCGGTGGCTTCGGCGTCCCCCGTCTGACGCAATCGACGGTCGAGACCTTCCCGGGCTCCGGCGTATTCAGGCCCGTGATTAACGGCGCAAACGTGTTGGCCAGCTTCGGGCGCGGGCGCTACCACGCCTTCATTCTCCAACTCAAGAAGGCCTATAGCAAACGCTACCAGTTCCACATTAACTACACGTATTCACACAACGATGACAACGCCACCACGGACCGCGACACGGACGCATTCTTCGGACCCTCAGACCCGTTCAACCTCGACCTGGACTACGGGCGCAGCCAACTCGACATCGCCCACCAATTCCGCGCCTTTGCCTATTTCCTGCTGCCCCTGAAGATCGAGCTGAGCACAATCTTCAACGCACGCAGCGGGCGCGCGTTCCCCGCGTATCGGGGTTTCTGTCCGAACCCGGATTTCACTGACGGGTTCCAGTGCGCGAACTTCTTCCTCGACCAGATCCGGCCGGCGACTTCCGACGGCCTGCTCCCCCGCTTCCCGTTCCGCAATCACGGCTTTTTCACTTGGGACATGCGGTTCGGGCGTGCCTGGGCCTTGGGCTCTGAGAAGGTAAAGCTGCGGACCACCCTGGAACTTTTCAACCTGACCAACCGAGACAACTCCTTCTCCACCACCACCGGGTTCACAATCAATGGACTTGATTGCGGCGGTCTGTCGTCCGAATGTCTGGAAATCGGAGCAGGGAATACCGCCCGCGATAACCCAACCCTGCCTCTGAACATGCAGCTTGGGCTCAAGCTTATTTTCTAG